GAGTCGAAGATCTACCACTATCGCGGCGAGACCTTCCGCGTCCCGAGCGAGCGGCTGCTCGACGTCTGCCGGTGGCTGCGCGACAACCCCGAGTTCGACATGTCGTATCTGTCCTTCGTGTCGGCGATCGACTGGCCGGATCGGTTCGAGATGATCTACCACCTGGCGTCGGTCAATCTGGGGCACGGGCTCACGCTCAAGACCTCGATTCCGAAGGAGCGGCCGTCGATCTCCTCGGTCGTCGAGTTGTGGCCCGGCGCCGACTGGCACGAGCGCGAAGCCTACGATCTCTTCGGCATCGTCTTCGAGGGCCATCCGGACCTCCGCCGGATCATGATGAGCGCGGACTGGAAGGGCCACCCGCTGCGCAAGGACTACGTCTACGAGGATCCCCAGTGGCTTGTCGACGTGACGACGCGGCGCCAGCAGGAGCTGGCCGCGACCGGCGACGACTGGGAGGGTCGCGGCTCCCGGAGTTAAGTCGACGTGGCGAGGCGCCGGGCAATCGCGGCTCGTTCCCGCGGACGGACGGTAACCTTTGCAGGATCTTTGTCGTATCTTTACACGGCGGGGGATACAATACGCCCGAGCGGCTGCCTGAAGCCGCCGAGCGTGGGGTGACGGGCCCATGACCATCTCGAAAACGCGGGGATTCTTCGCCGGCGCGGCCGGCGGCGCCGTCGCGGTGGCGGTGCTCTTTGCCTACCGCTTCGCCACCAACATGCCGACGCTGCAGGAGGCGCTCGCCGAGCGCATGATTCGTCTCCTGCCGTATCAGGTGTTCGCGCTGATCCTGGCCAAGCTGCAGCATGCCGCCAAGCCGCTCGGGTTCGGCATGGCCATTCTGGCGATCCTGATCGGGTTCGGCGTCGCCGGAATGCTGTACGCCGCCGTCGCGGCGCGCGCACGGTGGTCGCCGCTGCGCGGCGCGGTGGTGACGGCTGTGGTCGCGTGGGTTGTTCTGACGTTCGGGTTCCTCCCGCTGATCGAAGGCGGCGCGCTCGGGGCGCCGCTCTCCACCGTGGTCTCGGATCCGGCTCTCCCGATGGCGCTTGCGTGTATCGCGTACGCGCTGGTGCTGGCGTGGCTGGCGCGCGTGCCGGCACAGATTCGGGCGGGCGGGGGCGTCCGCCTCGACCGCGGG
The window above is part of the bacterium genome. Proteins encoded here:
- a CDS encoding NADH-quinone oxidoreductase subunit C, with the protein product MRPERIALMLERFPELQDLQAEQRAEEAKAEEEWKAKEREWQAAAEQAKAEGKPAPRPLRKEESKIYHYRGETFRVPSERLLDVCRWLRDNPEFDMSYLSFVSAIDWPDRFEMIYHLASVNLGHGLTLKTSIPKERPSISSVVELWPGADWHEREAYDLFGIVFEGHPDLRRIMMSADWKGHPLRKDYVYEDPQWLVDVTTRRQQELAATGDDWEGRGSRS